A window of Pyrobaculum aerophilum str. IM2 contains these coding sequences:
- a CDS encoding 30S ribosomal protein S5: MSVIDLSLWEPRTELGRMVKEGKIRTIDEIFANNYIIKEPEIVDILLPGLKQELLNVNLVQRQTHAGERNQFQAVVAVGNEDGYVGVGIGKARQVRQAIEKATREAKLNLVPVRRGCGSWKCSCDEPHSVPFVVRGKSGSVEITLIPAPKGVGLVAGDVAKAVLRLAGIKDVWTKTRGDTRTTLNFAMAVYNALRNTYYFKI; the protein is encoded by the coding sequence GTGAGCGTCATCGATTTAAGTCTTTGGGAGCCTCGTACAGAGCTGGGGAGAATGGTGAAGGAGGGGAAGATCAGGACAATTGACGAGATATTTGCCAATAACTATATCATAAAAGAGCCTGAGATTGTAGATATCTTATTGCCTGGGCTGAAACAAGAGCTCCTTAATGTAAATCTAGTGCAAAGGCAGACTCACGCCGGCGAGCGCAACCAGTTTCAGGCAGTCGTCGCAGTGGGGAACGAGGATGGTTATGTTGGAGTCGGCATTGGAAAAGCCAGGCAAGTAAGACAGGCCATTGAAAAAGCCACTAGGGAGGCGAAGCTCAATCTCGTGCCAGTTAGACGCGGATGCGGCTCGTGGAAGTGCTCATGCGATGAGCCTCACAGCGTGCCGTTTGTGGTGAGGGGGAAGTCCGGTAGCGTGGAGATCACCCTAATCCCAGCTCCGAAGGGCGTTGGGCTTGTGGCCGGCGATGTGGCCAAGGCGGTGCTTAGGCTGGCGGGGATAAAAGACGTGTGGACAAAGACCCGGGGAGACACGAGGACTACTCTTAACTTCGCCATGGCAGTATACAACGCCCTGAGAAACACCTATTACTTTAAGATATGA